A stretch of Pseudoalteromonas sp. A25 DNA encodes these proteins:
- a CDS encoding malate synthase G, with translation MQASVQEAGLTIDKRLYDFINQQAIPNTGIEQSAFWQGFACIIDTLTPLNKALLSKRDLLQQQIDSYHQQHTFWNKEQYRTFLEDIGYLHPEPNDIFIDTELVEPEVALTAAPQLVVPVSNARFALNAANARWGSLYDALYGTDVLSEEEGAEKTSRYNPVRGFKVMAYVRQFLDKALPLNHGSHIESTNYSVVDGQLLVTLNDTTQVTLASPSQFVGYQGQAQNPSAILLKHNDLHIEIQIDPHHVVGQADKAGVKDVVLESALTTIMDCEDSVAAVDAQDKVSVYQNWLGLMQGTLSETFVKQGEQVTRKLNADRTYTSKDAERITLKGRSMMFVRNVGHLMQNPAILDPRGEWVFEGIMDAVITSLCAMHDLKGNSSVHNSSVQSINIVKPKMHGPEEVAFTEQLFCEVEALLKLPANTIKLGIMDEERRTSVNLKACIAQAKSRVVFINTGFLDRTGDEIHTSMLAGPVLPKAQIKSQPWIMAYENRNVDIGLECGFSGKAQIGKGMWPMPDKMALMMEQKLAHPQSGANTAWVPSPTAATLHAMHYHFVDVFAKQNELLARQKASLDDLLTPPLLLDMTLSKEEIQVELNNNVQGILGYVVRWIDQGIGCSKVPDINHVGLMEDRATLRISSQHIANWLMHGVCSEQQVRDTFVRMAQIVDSQNQDDPLYQPMVSNGQDLQDNLAFQAAQALVFEGSKQPNGYTEPLLHAYRLKYKAQAS, from the coding sequence ATGCAAGCTAGTGTGCAAGAAGCTGGATTAACCATAGATAAAAGGCTTTATGACTTTATAAATCAACAAGCTATTCCCAATACAGGCATTGAACAATCGGCGTTTTGGCAGGGGTTTGCCTGCATTATTGACACTCTCACACCGTTAAATAAAGCGCTGTTATCAAAAAGAGATTTGTTGCAGCAGCAAATCGATTCTTATCATCAACAGCATACGTTTTGGAATAAAGAGCAATATCGGACATTTTTGGAAGATATAGGTTATTTGCATCCAGAGCCAAATGATATTTTTATTGATACTGAGCTTGTTGAGCCAGAGGTCGCTTTAACTGCTGCACCACAGCTCGTCGTTCCGGTCAGTAATGCTAGGTTTGCACTTAATGCGGCAAATGCTCGCTGGGGCTCTTTGTACGACGCTTTGTATGGTACCGACGTGCTTAGCGAAGAAGAGGGAGCCGAGAAAACTTCACGTTACAATCCGGTACGTGGTTTTAAGGTGATGGCTTATGTTCGACAGTTTTTGGATAAGGCACTACCTCTGAACCATGGCTCGCACATTGAAAGTACTAACTATTCTGTTGTTGATGGGCAACTGTTGGTTACACTTAATGACACCACACAAGTGACGCTTGCAAGCCCATCTCAATTTGTCGGTTATCAAGGTCAAGCACAAAACCCCAGCGCTATTTTGCTCAAACATAATGATCTTCATATCGAGATCCAAATCGATCCTCACCATGTTGTCGGCCAAGCAGATAAAGCCGGTGTTAAAGATGTTGTGCTTGAATCTGCTCTAACCACCATTATGGATTGTGAAGACTCAGTTGCAGCAGTTGATGCGCAAGATAAAGTATCGGTCTATCAGAACTGGCTTGGGCTGATGCAAGGCACGTTAAGTGAGACTTTTGTGAAGCAAGGTGAGCAGGTAACCCGTAAGCTTAACGCAGATCGCACTTACACCAGTAAAGACGCAGAGCGAATTACCTTAAAAGGCCGCAGCATGATGTTTGTGCGTAATGTTGGGCATTTAATGCAAAATCCAGCTATCTTGGATCCCCGAGGTGAATGGGTTTTTGAGGGGATCATGGATGCCGTGATCACATCACTATGTGCTATGCACGATCTTAAGGGTAATAGCTCGGTTCATAACTCGAGTGTACAAAGCATCAATATTGTAAAACCAAAAATGCACGGCCCTGAAGAAGTCGCATTTACCGAGCAGCTATTTTGTGAAGTTGAAGCGTTACTTAAATTACCTGCAAACACCATAAAGCTTGGTATTATGGATGAAGAACGTCGCACATCGGTAAATCTTAAAGCTTGTATAGCGCAAGCGAAGTCGAGAGTGGTGTTTATTAATACAGGCTTTTTAGATAGAACGGGAGATGAGATCCACACATCAATGCTGGCTGGTCCCGTTCTGCCTAAAGCGCAGATTAAATCTCAGCCTTGGATAATGGCTTATGAAAACCGTAATGTTGATATTGGTTTAGAGTGCGGGTTTAGTGGTAAAGCACAAATAGGCAAAGGAATGTGGCCAATGCCGGATAAAATGGCGTTAATGATGGAGCAAAAGCTAGCTCATCCCCAATCTGGTGCGAATACCGCTTGGGTGCCCTCTCCTACCGCTGCAACACTACATGCCATGCATTATCACTTCGTAGATGTATTTGCTAAACAAAATGAGTTATTAGCGCGTCAAAAAGCATCTTTGGATGACTTACTTACTCCGCCTCTTCTTTTGGATATGACGTTGAGCAAAGAAGAAATCCAAGTAGAGCTGAACAACAACGTGCAAGGCATTTTAGGGTATGTTGTGCGTTGGATTGACCAAGGGATTGGCTGCTCTAAAGTGCCAGATATAAACCATGTTGGTTTAATGGAAGATAGGGCCACTTTGCGTATTTCGAGTCAACATATCGCGAACTGGCTGATGCATGGAGTGTGTAGCGAGCAACAAGTACGTGACACTTTTGTACGTATGGCGCAGATAGTAGATAGCCAAAATCAGGATGATCCTCTTTATCAGCCGATGGTGAGCAATGGGCAAGATCTCCAAGATAATCTCGCGTTTCAAGCGGCTCAAGCATTAGTGTTTGAAGGCAGCAAACAACCTAATGGCTACACTGAACCGCTATTACATGCTTACCGGTTAAAATATAAAGCTCA